One Brassica napus cultivar Da-Ae chromosome A1, Da-Ae, whole genome shotgun sequence genomic region harbors:
- the LOC106434742 gene encoding uncharacterized protein LOC106434742, whose product MERLLQPPSSSTISSPKFHSRASPFLPRLRSSSLGFVSSRRVSSVSCSSSFWNQSACTPKRCNLATNSVNGESKPNPGSLQRIVGAVSEKRKALSTGTVILISAVAALLLNPLLAPPAFASFQTAAKTGWLASAWTGFLAGCLHTLSGPDHLAALAPLSIGRTKMESAAVGALWGCGHDAGQVIFGLLFLLLKDRLHIEVLQTWGTRIVGLTLVIIGAMGIKEASEAPEPCVALETDMSGMVPAEKEALSPPKKKKIGFATFATGVVHGLQPDALMIVLPALALPSRLAGSAFLIMFLVGTVVAMGSYTAFIGSCSEALKEKVPRITEKLTWVSSLVAIGLGLGIVISPFFGFSLY is encoded by the exons ATGGAGAGGCTTCTGCAACCACCGTCTTCCTCCACGATTTCATCTCCCAAATTCCACTCGAGGGCTTCTCCTTTCCTCCCCCGTCTCCGCTCGTCGAGCCTCGGCTTCGTCTCCTCGCGCCGAGTCAGCTCAGTTTCGTGCAGCAGCAGCTTCTGGAACCAATCGGCTTGTACGCCTAAGAGATGTAATCTAGCTACCAATTCCGTGAATGGAGAATCGAAACCTAATCCTGGATCTCTCCAAAGGATCGTGGGGGCAGTTTCTGAGAAACGAAAG GCATTATCTACTGGAACGGTGATACTAATCTCTGCAGTAGCTGCGCTTCTGCTCAACCCTCTTCTTGCACCACCTGCTTTCGCCAGCTTTCAGACTGCAGCCAAAACCGGATGGCTAGCAAGCGCCTGGACTGGCTTCCTCGCCGGTTGCTTACACACTCTCTCAGGACCAGACCACCTCGCCGCTCTAGCTCCTCTCTCAATCGGACGCACTAAAATGGAGAGTGCTGCAGTTGGAGCTCTCTGGGGATGCGGGCACGACGCTGGCCAAGTCATCTTCGGCTTACTCTTTCTCCTACTCAAAGACCGTCTCCACATCGAGGTGCTGCAGACTTGGGGGACAAGAATCGTGGGGCTGACGCTTGTCATCATCGGTGCTATGGGGATCAAAGAAGCTTCGGAGGCTCCAGAGCCTTGCGTGGCGTTGGAAACCGACATGAGCGGGATGGTGCCCGCAGAGAAAGAAGCTTTATCCCCgcctaaaaagaagaagatagggTTTGCTACGTTTGCGACCGGAGTGGTTCACGGGCTGCAGCCTGATGCGTTGATGATTGTGTTGCCTGCGTTAGCTCTGCCGTCTCGGTTAGCAGGGTCTGCGTTTCTGATAATGTTTCTGGTGGGAACGGTTGTGGCGATGGGGAGCTACACGGCGTTTATAGGGTCTTGTAGTGAGGCGTTGAAAGAGAAGGTGCCGAGGATCACAGAGAAGCTGACTTGGGTTTCGTCTCTGGTTGCTATTGGTCTTGGATTGGGGATTGTCATCAGCCCTTTCTTTGGTTTTAGCCTCTACtga
- the LOC106434718 gene encoding probable BOI-related E3 ubiquitin-protein ligase 2, whose amino-acid sequence MAIQAQLNYNASNVINQIGMDELYMNNNNLQTQKDFNQQNALFHQQSFLDALMEKQRQEIDQFIRTQSERLRYALREQRRQETETLLRQMEAKALVLMTRKEEEMSRALSKNMELEDLLRRMEAENQTWQRMARENEATVATLSSTLEQVKERAVTWHNDEGSCCGGGDDSVPGKRMSGSCLNCGSNGETRVLFLPCRHLCCCTECEAGLIVCPICSSPKKNRIEAITF is encoded by the exons ATGGCGATACAAGCGCAGTTGAATTACAACGCTTCGAACGTTATTAACCAAATCGGGATGGACGAGTTGTACATGAACAACAACAATCTCCAGACGCAGAAAGACTTCAACCAACAAAATGCTCTGTTTCATCAACAGAGCTTTTTAGACGCTCTTATGGAGAAACAGAGGCAAGAGATCGACCAGTTCATCAGAACACAG AGCGAGAGGTTGAGATACGCGTTGCGAGAACAGAGGAGGCAAGAGACGGAGACGCTGCTGAGGCAAATGGAGGCGAAAGCTTTGGTTTTGATGACGCGGAAGGAAGAAGAGATGTCGAGAGCGCTGAGCAAGAACATGGAGCTCGAGGATCTGCTGAGGAGAATGGAAGCTGAGAACCAAACGTGGCAGAGGATGGCTCGCGAGAACGAAGCAACGGTCGCTACGCTTAGCTCGACGCTTGAACAGGTGAAAGAGAGAGCTGTGACGTGGCACAACGACGAAGGGTCGTGCTGCGGAGGAGGAGATGATAGTGTTCCGGGGAAGAGGATGAGTGGTTCTTGTTTGAATTGTGGGTCTAATGGAGAGACGAGAGTGCTGTTTCTGCCGTGTAGGCATCTCTGCTGCTGCACGGAGTGCGAGGCTGGGCTTATTGTTTGTCCGATCTGTAGCAGTCCCAAGAAGAATAGAATCGAGGCCATTACTTTCTAG